Part of the Nicotiana sylvestris chromosome 5, ASM39365v2, whole genome shotgun sequence genome is shown below.
AAGACCAAGAGCCCGATTCATCACAAGAGAACTAAGCACACAGATGTTAGGCATCActttttgagggacaactatgatAAGGGTTTGATTACTATAGAATTTTTTGCTACTGACAAAAAAATAActgacatcttcacaaaagcTCTAAGTAGAAATCactttgaaaggaacatgttaaaattagggatgattaagatcacctaaaaggaaCCAGTTCTAACTCAAAACTTTGGTTAGGAAATTTGTGAATTGTTGTACATAATTAGATTAGATTTTACTCAGTCTCATACTTTCATCagtatactcttgtgccatgtgCTAAAATATCacattaatctctaatgatattaTCTTTAATATTTTGGAAAATTCAGACTTAAACAAGAGATTTCTTAGGGAAGAATCTAGTTCATCGAGATTACATTGTACGTACTCCCCATTCCGcatattttgaaataattatatttggaTTATGATCAAAAGGAGAGTCCTATTTAATCCTAACCTACTTGAGCttatttgttatgaaatgaaccAGTTTCATCTCAATAGAGTCCCAACACCCAATAAGTGCCTAGATTCTAGGGAGAGTCTTCAACGTCTTTTCAAACTAACTCCCAGTTTTATTAGACTTATGAACTTCTAGAAAAAAAGCAGTCGTTACCTAATTAAACTCTTCCTCTTTATATTGATTAGGCCTTAGTTGTTTCTTCACTTCAAAATTTCCAAGTCGTCAAACATTTCTCTCTATATTCTCTCATCTTCCAAACTCACACATACTCATCTTCTCCCATACCCAAACACAGCAATGGCAAACCTTTCTGAGAATCCCTCATCACCACCCAAGGAAACTACACCCACACCATCCATAACACCTTCAACCACACCCTCTTTCAAGATGATTGCTAGCAAGGTTGTCGCTGGAGGACAACAAATCAAGAAAATCAATGAACAATTGAAAGCAAGTCGGGAAGGAGAACCCCAAAAATCTAATGAATCATTAAAGTTTTCTAGTGAGGGGGAAGAATCTGTTTCTTCTGAAATAGAGAAGGTAACTTCTAGTCTGAAAATTACTTCTAAAATCATCTATGAGGTTGCTGAAAATCAGAAAATAGGTTTATTCTAGTAGGAACTATGGCTGCGGTTGAAACCACTGAGTCTGGGAAAATTTgtggtaaaaataaaaagagaaaagaaaaggagagtgaGGGTGCTCAAGGTGCTGTAAGGGAAATGGGAAAAGGAGTGGCTGAATCTTCACCCACTCTTGTTGGTTTGACTGAAGAAACAGGTGCTATGGTAGTGTGGGATGAGGAATCTGCTGGAGAAGAAGAAAGTGTGAGAGAAAAGGGGGGAAGTAGTTCTGGAGAAGCTACTGAAGGGTTGGTTAGATTGGGGAAGAATGTTCAAGAACCTGTTCCATTTGAGTAGGAACCCCTCTAAGACCTACTGAGAAAAGTGTCTGACAGTTACAatcctaaaaagaaaaagagtttagGAGTTAAAGTCCCTGGTACTGCTAGGGCAaacaagaagagaaaggtttcctCTTCTATCCCTATAGATACTCCTCCTACAAGAGGAAGATCTACAAGGAGTCAGAAGAAGTAGAGTGGGGTTGAACTGGAAAAAATACTAGAAGAAAGTAAGAGAAAAGCTacaggaaagggaaagaaaaagttGGTGGAGCCTATTGAGGCAGTTGAAATTGAGGAGATGGACCTAGTTCTTCGTGATGAAAAGGATGCAGAAGAAATGAAGGTTGTGACTCCAAAGGCAAAGAAAATCAAGACTTCCAAAAAGAAGTCTGCTTCAAAGACTAAGTCTGCAGAGCCTTCTCCCTTGGCTAAAAAACCAGGTCTACCTTAAAGTCTAGAAAAGTGAAAGTAATGGAGGAACAAgagagtg
Proteins encoded:
- the LOC138868288 gene encoding uncharacterized protein; amino-acid sequence: MAAVETTESGKICGKNKKRKEKESEGAQGAVREMGKGVAESSPTLVGLTEETGAMVVWDEESAGEEESVREKGGSSSGEATEGYNPKKKKSLGVKVPGTARANKKRKVSSSIPIDTPPTRGRSTRKESKRKATGKGKKKLVEPIEAVEIEEMDLVLRDEKDAEEMKVVTPKAKKIKTSKKKSASKTKSAEPSPLAKKPGLP